A window of Ignicoccus hospitalis KIN4/I contains these coding sequences:
- the aspS gene encoding aspartate--tRNA(Asn) ligase → MKYRDLLVAEITPEMEGRRVRVAGWVHAVRSIGKLAFLILRDFSGTIQVTFRVPKDVSEEEKKRYKELIKKVSKIPPESVVMVVGVVRRDPRAPRGVELSGEEIEVLNEAKSPLPLDVSGKVDAHIDTRLANRPIDLRRPESQAVLRLVSLSAKAIREYLYSLNFVEVFTPKIIASGTEGGAQLVPVFYFGKTAYLAQSPQLYKELLTSSLEYVFEIAPAWRHEESDTPYHLAEFISVDVEMAFADYNDVMKVLENVVKRVIDSVKNEGRKWLEVLGHEPPEVNLPIPRITYKEAWEILKAEGVEVEPGEDFGTPELRKLSEALEREGKTSGGFYFITDWPADVRPFYTKRGGKEVIGGKEVDLSESFDLNWRHLEISSGSTRIHRRNELEEELKKRGLNPANFEWYLKWYDYGMPPHAGWGMGLQRLMVPVAGIPNVRLASTFPRDMKRLVP, encoded by the coding sequence ATGAAGTACAGGGACTTGCTCGTGGCCGAGATAACCCCTGAGATGGAAGGCCGGCGCGTAAGGGTGGCCGGCTGGGTTCACGCGGTCAGAAGCATCGGCAAGCTAGCTTTCCTAATTCTGCGAGACTTCAGCGGCACGATACAAGTTACTTTCAGGGTCCCGAAGGACGTCAGCGAGGAGGAGAAGAAGAGGTATAAGGAACTAATCAAAAAAGTGAGCAAGATCCCGCCGGAGAGCGTAGTTATGGTGGTCGGCGTAGTTAGGAGGGACCCCAGGGCCCCAAGAGGCGTGGAACTCAGCGGGGAGGAAATAGAAGTTCTAAACGAAGCCAAGAGTCCCTTGCCCTTAGACGTATCGGGCAAGGTCGACGCACACATCGACACCAGGCTGGCCAACAGGCCGATCGACCTCAGGAGGCCCGAGAGCCAAGCGGTGTTGAGGCTGGTCTCACTGAGCGCCAAGGCTATAAGAGAATACTTGTACAGTTTAAACTTCGTCGAGGTGTTCACCCCTAAGATAATAGCCTCCGGAACCGAAGGCGGGGCCCAACTGGTCCCGGTCTTCTACTTTGGCAAGACGGCTTACTTAGCCCAAAGCCCCCAGCTCTACAAAGAGCTGCTGACCTCCTCGCTGGAGTACGTTTTCGAAATAGCTCCCGCGTGGCGTCACGAGGAGAGCGACACCCCCTACCACCTAGCGGAGTTCATTTCTGTTGACGTAGAAATGGCGTTCGCGGACTACAACGACGTGATGAAAGTCTTAGAAAACGTCGTGAAGAGGGTAATTGACAGCGTTAAGAATGAGGGTAGGAAGTGGTTGGAGGTATTGGGCCACGAGCCCCCTGAGGTGAACCTCCCAATACCTCGAATAACCTACAAGGAGGCTTGGGAAATATTGAAGGCTGAGGGCGTGGAAGTGGAGCCGGGAGAGGACTTCGGCACGCCCGAGCTGAGGAAGTTGAGCGAGGCGTTGGAAAGGGAGGGCAAGACCTCTGGGGGCTTCTATTTCATAACCGACTGGCCCGCCGACGTGAGGCCTTTCTACACAAAGAGGGGAGGCAAGGAGGTCATAGGCGGGAAGGAGGTAGACTTGAGCGAGAGCTTCGACTTGAACTGGCGTCACCTAGAGATCTCCAGCGGGAGTACGAGAATTCACAGAAGGAACGAGCTAGAGGAGGAGTTAAAGAAGAGAGGCTTGAACCCGGCTAACTTCGAATGGTACTTAAAGTGGTACGACTACGGGATGCCCCCGCACGCCGGTTGGGGAATGGGACTCCAAAGGCTAATGGTCCCGGTAGCTGGGATACCCAACGTGAGGCTCGCCAGCACCTTCCCGAGGGATATGAAGCGCTTGGTGCCATAA
- the aroF gene encoding 3-deoxy-7-phosphoheptulonate synthase, translating into MIIVLKQGEGGSEVKNVLQEKGLKFWEVTLYGRPLIVTPPGTFVEGLEKLPGVELVLNVKAKYPLASREFKQEDTIVSIGNAKFGGEYFSVIAGPCSVESEEQILSTAEFVKKEGAAALRGGAYKPRTNPYSFQGLGEEGLKLLKKAKEVTGLPIVTEVMDTRDVPKVAEVADAFQIGARNMQNFPLLREVGKAKKPVVLKRGLGNTVEEWFQAAEYVLLEGNGDVILCERGIRTFETATRFTLDVAAIPVGKKKVHLPVIGDPSHPAGKRDLVEPLALAIVAAGADGLIVEVHPEPDKAKSDAAQQLTFEQFKELMKKVRALTEVMGKQLVTAL; encoded by the coding sequence ATGATAATAGTGCTTAAACAAGGCGAGGGCGGATCGGAAGTCAAGAACGTCTTACAAGAGAAGGGCTTGAAGTTCTGGGAAGTCACCTTATACGGCCGTCCTCTGATAGTGACCCCTCCCGGGACCTTCGTCGAGGGCTTGGAGAAGTTGCCCGGAGTTGAATTGGTGCTAAACGTGAAGGCGAAGTACCCGCTGGCGAGCAGGGAGTTCAAACAAGAGGACACGATCGTGAGCATCGGAAACGCTAAGTTCGGGGGCGAGTACTTCTCCGTAATAGCCGGCCCGTGCTCCGTAGAGAGCGAAGAACAAATACTCTCTACGGCAGAGTTCGTGAAGAAGGAGGGCGCAGCCGCTCTGAGGGGCGGCGCCTACAAGCCTAGGACTAACCCCTACTCCTTCCAAGGCCTCGGAGAGGAGGGCTTGAAGCTTTTAAAGAAGGCCAAAGAGGTTACGGGTCTCCCCATAGTCACTGAGGTCATGGACACTAGGGACGTCCCTAAGGTGGCGGAAGTGGCAGACGCCTTCCAGATAGGGGCCCGGAACATGCAGAACTTCCCGCTGCTCAGAGAGGTCGGCAAGGCAAAGAAGCCGGTCGTCTTAAAGAGGGGACTGGGCAACACGGTGGAGGAGTGGTTCCAAGCGGCCGAGTACGTCTTGTTGGAGGGGAACGGCGACGTGATACTGTGTGAGAGGGGCATAAGGACCTTCGAGACTGCCACCAGGTTCACCTTGGACGTGGCTGCCATACCGGTAGGCAAGAAGAAGGTCCACTTGCCGGTGATAGGGGACCCCTCCCACCCTGCCGGCAAGAGGGACTTGGTAGAGCCGTTGGCGCTTGCAATAGTCGCGGCCGGCGCCGACGGTCTGATAGTCGAGGTCCACCCCGAGCCTGACAAGGCGAAGAGCGACGCAGCCCAGCAGTTAACCTTTGAGCAGTTCAAGGAACTTATGAAGAAAGTGAGGGCTTTAACTGAAGTGATGGGGAAGCAGCTCGTTACCGCTTTATAA
- the rnhB gene encoding ribonuclease HII yields MIVAGIDEAGRGPVIGSMFVALVAIEQDQLEKLVSLGLKESKMLTPNKRRYFYNLIMKTAKLVLIKEVKAEEIDKRNLSELTIEVMKELLETALNKVKIDVVCVDIVGNGAKQRRALGEVFPDVIVMKKGDASCPAAAAASIVAKEARERHVSQLRARYGDFGSGYPSDPKTLRWLSVTRPLPPIVRKKWKTIRRKGMGVGGEGERKHDNSA; encoded by the coding sequence ATGATAGTGGCCGGGATAGACGAGGCCGGGCGCGGACCGGTCATAGGGAGCATGTTCGTCGCATTGGTTGCCATCGAACAAGATCAATTAGAGAAATTGGTGAGCTTGGGCTTGAAAGAAAGCAAAATGTTGACTCCTAACAAAAGGAGGTACTTTTACAACTTGATAATGAAGACTGCAAAGCTTGTATTGATAAAGGAAGTGAAAGCTGAAGAAATAGACAAGAGGAACTTGAGCGAGCTTACTATAGAAGTTATGAAAGAACTGTTGGAGACCGCTCTAAACAAGGTAAAGATAGACGTAGTCTGCGTCGATATCGTTGGAAACGGCGCCAAGCAGAGGCGGGCGCTCGGCGAGGTGTTCCCGGACGTTATCGTAATGAAGAAGGGAGACGCCTCGTGTCCGGCAGCGGCAGCGGCGTCGATAGTGGCGAAGGAAGCGAGGGAGAGGCACGTCAGCCAGCTTAGAGCCCGTTACGGGGACTTCGGTTCCGGCTACCCTTCCGACCCCAAGACGCTTAGGTGGCTTAGCGTCACGCGACCCCTTCCCCCAATAGTCAGGAAGAAGTGGAAGACGATCAGAAGAAAAGGGATGGGTGTGGGAGGGGAGGGGGAACGGAAGCATGATAATAGTGCTTAA
- a CDS encoding molybdopterin-guanine dinucleotide biosynthesis protein B: MVQIVGPRKSGKTTLLQELIKELNKLGVKPKVVKQTKHALEETDAGDTKRALEAGAEEVYLVCRNGFRVQKKGKVGLEELVSSLSGLIIVEGGKGVKRRDWLSVVTWRNEAERKAYWKPLTVSEMGPQDDAKLVAWKVARLILSNWRARLS; this comes from the coding sequence GTGGTCCAGATAGTGGGGCCGCGCAAGAGCGGGAAGACAACGCTGCTTCAAGAACTAATAAAAGAGTTGAATAAATTGGGAGTAAAGCCTAAGGTAGTGAAGCAGACGAAGCATGCCCTCGAGGAGACGGACGCCGGCGACACCAAGCGCGCCTTAGAGGCCGGAGCGGAGGAGGTCTACTTAGTGTGCAGAAACGGCTTCCGCGTCCAGAAGAAGGGCAAAGTAGGCTTAGAAGAGCTCGTGTCTAGCCTCAGCGGGCTGATCATAGTTGAGGGGGGCAAGGGGGTGAAGAGGAGGGACTGGCTCTCCGTAGTAACTTGGAGGAACGAGGCCGAGAGGAAGGCCTACTGGAAGCCCTTGACCGTTTCTGAGATGGGCCCGCAAGACGATGCAAAGCTCGTCGCGTGGAAGGTAGCTCGCTTGATATTATCTAACTGGAGGGCTCGGCTGTCCTAG